A single window of Trueperaceae bacterium DNA harbors:
- a CDS encoding IS3 family transposase (programmed frameshift) gives MRFKYDQETRDRVVRMFYERRAAEPQEAARASLRHLSDLVGVPPDTIRGWVDRARVDAKEKPGLTTAEREEIKALRKEVAELRRANEILKTASGFFRGGGARPQTSVVVDYISAYKARFGVEPICEVLNEMEIQIAPSTYYAAVKRPPSARALCDERLVPIVRQVHGANYSCYGVRKMQRALNRLQHGLGRDQVARLMKMAGVKGRSRLKRIITTKREAGRERYPDLVRRQWDTGAPDVVWVADFTHVRTNEGTVYVSFLQDAGSRRILGFTIQSSQNADLVLKAVDQAVATRRRFDPQFTGEGVIHHSDAGSQYTSLAFSQKLVDHGIAGSIGRVGTAYDNALMESTIGLYKTELIHADRKTWASRQEVETATVAWVNWFNRQRLHSALDYLSPIEFEEDYNHRQDLLRQAA, from the exons ATGCGATTCAAGTACGATCAGGAGACTAGGGATCGGGTCGTCCGGATGTTCTACGAGCGCCGCGCAGCTGAGCCGCAGGAGGCTGCTAGGGCGTCGTTGCGGCACTTGAGTGATCTGGTTGGCGTGCCGCCGGACACGATCCGCGGCTGGGTTGACAGGGCGCGCGTCGACGCTAAGGAGAAGCCGGGCCTCACCACCGCCGAACGCGAGGAGATCAAGGCGCTGCGTAAGGAGGTTGCGGAGCTGCGGCGTGCGAACGAGATCTTGAAGACTGCCAGCG GCTTTTTTCGCGGCGGCGGAGCTCGACCGCAAACTTCGGTAGTAGTGGATTACATCAGCGCATACAAGGCGCGTTTCGGGGTCGAGCCGATCTGTGAGGTCCTCAACGAGATGGAGATCCAGATCGCCCCGAGCACGTACTACGCCGCCGTCAAGCGGCCACCGTCGGCGCGCGCCCTGTGTGACGAGCGCCTGGTGCCGATCGTGCGGCAGGTGCACGGCGCCAACTACTCGTGTTACGGGGTCAGGAAGATGCAGCGTGCCTTGAACCGCTTGCAGCACGGGCTGGGCCGTGACCAGGTGGCGCGCCTCATGAAGATGGCTGGGGTTAAGGGCCGCTCGCGCCTGAAGCGCATCATCACCACCAAGCGTGAGGCGGGTCGGGAGCGTTACCCCGACCTGGTGCGGCGCCAATGGGATACGGGCGCGCCGGATGTCGTGTGGGTGGCGGACTTCACGCACGTCCGGACCAACGAAGGCACCGTGTACGTCTCCTTCTTACAGGATGCCGGCAGTCGGCGCATCCTCGGCTTCACTATTCAAAGCAGCCAAAACGCGGATCTCGTCTTGAAGGCAGTGGATCAGGCGGTGGCGACGCGCCGGCGTTTCGATCCGCAGTTCACCGGCGAAGGCGTCATCCATCATTCCGACGCCGGCAGTCAGTACACCAGTTTGGCGTTCAGCCAGAAGCTCGTCGACCACGGCATTGCTGGCAGTATCGGTCGGGTCGGTACCGCGTATGACAATGCGTTGATGGAGAGCACCATCGGCTTGTACAAGACCGAACTGATCCATGCCGACCGCAAGACCTGGGCTTCCCGGCAGGAGGTGGAGACGGCGACGGTGGCGTGGGTGAACTGGTTCAACCGTCAACGCCTGCACTCAGCTCTCGATTACCTGAGCCCCATTGAGTTCGAGGAAGATTACAATCACCGGCAAGACCTGCTGAGGCAGGCTGCGTGA
- a CDS encoding DUF3486 domain-containing protein, translating into MEIDHTPFLLTERRCKVCTSPVRKAVDAMLLGETRGPDDQLLTYEAIIEFAAGEGVTLTASSLSRHRHNHLQPSLQMALETQRHMDAIAEATGRRLTLHSAVANVIVTKTLRLLDDMDVREIGPERLLRVALRAAEVGLKLERAEAALSPEVAKTIDDKLSAAGLAPVVLEKIRREV; encoded by the coding sequence GTGGAGATCGACCACACCCCGTTCCTGTTGACGGAGCGGCGCTGCAAGGTGTGCACCAGCCCGGTCCGTAAAGCGGTGGACGCGATGCTCCTGGGGGAGACGCGCGGACCCGACGACCAGCTCTTGACGTACGAGGCGATCATCGAGTTCGCGGCCGGTGAGGGCGTGACCTTGACCGCCTCGAGCTTGAGTCGTCACCGGCATAACCACTTGCAGCCGTCGCTGCAGATGGCGCTTGAGACGCAGCGGCACATGGACGCCATCGCGGAGGCCACCGGCCGCCGCTTAACGCTGCACAGCGCCGTGGCGAACGTCATCGTCACCAAGACGCTGCGGTTGCTGGATGATATGGACGTGCGTGAGATCGGGCCGGAGCGGCTCTTGCGGGTGGCGTTGCGAGCGGCGGAGGTGGGGCTGAAACTCGAGCGGGCCGAGGCGGCGTTGTCGCCTGAGGTGGCGAAGACGATCGATGACAAGCTCTCGGCGGCCGGGTTGGCGCCGGTTGTGCTCGAGAAGATCCGCCGTGAGGTGTAG